The nucleotide window CTTTCCAAAAATTACTTTAATACTTAAGTTATAGAATATTTTGGAACTTAAAAACTTACCTATTGACTATTGTTCACAGTTAGATAATTATTCTTTTCAACTATTGAATGGAATGtagaatttatataaaaaaatactaaaaagctatcaaaatttattatttttgactatttatgaaataaaatatattgttaaattaATAGATTGAAAAAATTAGACTAAATCAATTGAGTTGATgattaaataatgataaaaaaataaacaaatcaaTTCTGATGGCCTAtagcatttttttttatataatataaattctaaattctattCAACTAATGAAGGGAGTGagttaatttgatatataagaAGTAAGTTTGCAACAGTAAATTAACATGCatgttaattttttactttaaactTAGAATGTTTGATTAAAATAATGGTTTTGATTGGAGTTTGCAAACTAGAATGTCCTTAAATATAAATGTGAATCATATAGTCTTTTCCatatcataattttatttgaaggtAATTCCAAGGAAACAACGTGCTATGCATTAGAAGTGTTGTAGTTAAAGAGTCCCCACCCTCGGTACGCTTCCATTTAGGAAAGTTGCATTGCCAGCCCTTATTAGCACAAATATGGAATGATTTTGCTGAATGGAGAATACACTGTTCTTCAAGATAAAATCAGAATTCAGAAGATGTTACTATCTTTACTACAAGACAGTAGTGAGTGATTAAGGATAGCAATccactttttaaaaatacaagaaTTATTGGGGATTTCGGGGACGGCCATAGTATATCAGCAACATCACaaatccaacaacaacaacccgACAGTAATTGTTGTTACAGCTTTACTCCAGTGGGATATGCTATTAGCATATGCCTTTATTCCTCCTAGTTTTCGTAATCATCACTACCTCCTCATGCAATTCAATTCAGTCCTTTGTCCCATATTATGTAATCCATTCATACATTTTACATttaaaatgaaataattaacgttttttttaaaatatgtacaTTACACATTGAATCATCTAAAATGTTTTGACTATAAATAGAGAAATGATCAGCTCCCAGTTTCCGCAGAGAAATTAAAATGAAGTACGAGTATGAGAATTATGACCCTTCATTCCCGGACCAACCGGTGGTTGATGAATACCTGCCGGTATGGTCTAGGCTACCGGCATTTGGGTCCAAGCCAGCATTCATTTGGGCTCATGATAACAACAATAAGACCATCCTAACCTACTCACAACTCAATGCCTCAGTTGACCACATCTCCTCCCACCTTCTCACTACTCCCACTCTTCAAAGAGGTGACActctccttcttctctcttctccagGTCTTCACTTTGTTGAACTCATCTTCGCTTCCCAAAGGGCTGGAATTTTATCTGTCCCTATAATCCCTCCTCACCCTTCTTTCGCTAATGAAAATTATCACCACCTTCTTAGAGTTATCTCGCAGACTAAACCCAAAGCTGCAGTTGCTCATTCTTCTTACGTTTCATGTATCCAACGCTATCTCTCTGATCACAACAACATTAATCATAATCCTAATCTTGTTCGTGCGTTACAAACCATGAAATGGATTTCCATTGAGGACATCAAGCATGgtgctaataataataaaaataatgataaatttgGTGGATCCCTAACATACAATGGTTGCAGGGAGAATGATGTGTATCTTGTTCAGTACACTTCTGGCGCCACCGGGATTCCGAAACCGGTTCTTGTAACGGCGGGTTCAGCCGCACATAACGTCAGAGCTGCTAGGAAAGTCTATGATCTTCACCCAAACAGTGTTATTGTTTCGTGGCTTCCTCAGTACCATGACGCTGGCCTCATGTTTTTGTTGTTAACCATTGTTTCTGGTGCTACTTGTGTTCTTACTTCGCCAACCTCGTTCATCAAACGTCCCAGGTTGTGGCTTGAATTGATCTCTGAATTCAAGGCCACGTGTACTCCGGTACCTTCTTTCACGTTGCCACTGGTTCTCAAACGTGGAGGAGTTGATAAAGGAGTATCTCCCATTAATCTTTCCCATTTGAGGAACCTTATACTCATCAACGAACCTATTTACAGAGACTGTGTCGAAGAGTTTGTTGGAGTCTTCGGTCCCTTTGGGTTAAGCTCTTGTGCCGTTTCTCCTTCTTATGGTTTAGCTGAAAACTGCACCTTTCTTTCCAGTGCATGGAGGAGTGAAAGTGACGCGTATTCTTCTAGTAGCTTCCACGATTTTCCAACTCACAACAAGCTTTTACCGGTTGCGAGACTATGTAGGAAGGAGGAACAAGAAGACATGGAAATCGTGGTGGTTAATGAAGAGACTCATGAGCCAGTTGAGGATGGTGTTGAAGGTGAGATTTGGGTTTCATCACCAAGCAATGCTTCTGGATACTTGGGACACCCTTCTTTGACGAGAGAAGTGTTCCATGGAAGACTGAGGAACATGGTTGGAAGATGCTTTCTTAGAACACGTGACACAGGGATTGTTAAAGGAGAGGGGAGATACCTCTTTGTTACTGGAAGGTGTGAAGATATAATCAAGCTCCAAAATGGTGAAAAGATTCATCCTCATTACATTGAATCTGCAGCGTATAACAGTTGCACAAAGTTTTTGAGAGGTGGTTGTGTTGCGGCGTTTAAAGTTTCTGAAACAGTTGTTGCAGTGGTGGCGGAGTTACAGAGAACTGAGAAAGAGATAATGGTGGATAATGAGGTGTTGGGTAGCGTTTGTAATGGGATCAAAGAAAGTGTTTTGAAGAAGGAGAATGTTCAAGTTGGGTGGGTTGTTTTGGTTAAGAGTGAAAGTGTTCCAAAAACCACTTCTGGGAAATTGCAAAGATGGCTTGCTAAGGAGAAGATTCTTGGTGGGAAAATGAAGGTTGTGATGGAGATGAaatttggtgatgatgatgttaGTAGAACTTTACCAACTGGGTCGTTACTTTCACTTCTCTGATCACATACATAAAAACTGTTTGATTAGTAAAGTAATCTATGACGAgtttatgtattattattactgTTGCAGATATGCATGAGAGATGAGTGTAAATAGTTGTTGAAGATTGAGTCTACACCGATACCTGCGTATTATTGTATGGTGTTTACTCTGATACATATTTGGATTCTGCATAGatagaaggagaaaaaaaaaagaataaatactATTTTGTGAATAATCTATAGTTGGATTTTTTGAATGTCATACACTCCTATTATTGAAGGATGGTGTGGAGAATagaaacagaaattgaaaggtaaaattaaaaattttccaaATCTATGAGCTGAATGAATAAACATTTAAAGCACTTGAGAAAATTAGGGTTCAATCTGAAGTTTAGCGCTCAATTGCAGGAGGTGGGACGAAGGTCAACTTCGACGTCCGTTTCTGGAAGTGGATTCATTGAGGAAGGTTTAGGAGAAGTATACAGTCGTTGGTGGAGGCGACCTCACCCGACAGTAATATCAGAATCTTACAGGCCACATATCTAGCATTTGCAATTTTTAAACTCCCACCAAAAGTGGTTATTGGAacaaaaaatctgaattttttttatttaagtccAGAGGTGGTCAAATTTTTTGTCTTAAATAACATGATTCATTCTCATTCTATTTTGTACGGTAATTCTTCTCTATACAGCTCTTGCTTTTTGAAGTGATAAGTTTTAGGGGTTAATatttaatactttatttttgttattatgacCAATGATGGTTGTTGAATATTAGAAGTATTGACAAGCTGTGATTTATGATTCTCATATTTATGTGTGAGCTATAAAggattgaaaacatgctatttctTCCTTTAATGTGATGCAAGTACCTATAGGTCTTGGCTCAAGGTTGCATTCAAGCATTGGCTAGTTTAGGTCCAGGTAGCCTGACAAATGATGTGAATATATGTCCCGTTAGTTTTCAACTGTGAACTATATTACAATAAACGAAGCATTTGCATTGGCCATCATTAGATGTCCTTAAAAATTTCTAAACAAATcttatagaattttttttatatgatatgtGCTTGTCAATTTAATTGGCTAAAAAGTTTTAATAACAACTCGGTCATAATTGATTAGAGATCTACTACTTAGTCATAGCTATGGACTTTGGTTAATGCCTAATTGTATAGCAATCGTCTCCATTTATGTTAACTCCGTAATTTATTATGCATACGACATGCTTTGTTCTCGATTGGCTTCATTATTTTTTACCCCAGGATGTGTGAGAGTAAGACGGATTTGGAAGATGACAGCATGTTAAAGTTGTCAGGCCAATAGAATGATGGTTGGAGCACCGATTCTGGTGACGAAGATGATTCGAACGGGTCGGAAGATCCGTATACTGACGAAGGTGATAATGGCCCTACTGACAGCGAATACCAAGACTGCGATGGTGGTGGATGCGATGTAGGTGCCTCAACAGAGGATCAAGGGAGCTAAGGGAATATCATGGGTGAACAATTCAGTAGTCCAGACCCTGTGAATGGTTCTGTGTTGTTATGTACAGAGTTTACTGGGGTTGAAGATGCTTACGCAAGCTATATGGCATATACGAAGGGTATTGGTTTTGCCATACGAAAGGGAGATTCTGTTAAAGACGAGGAGAAAAATATTGTCAGAAAATTTTTCTACTGCAATCGGCAAGGGTTGCGGGAAAAGAAGCACTATGAGAGGGTTGACAGAAAAGG belongs to Arachis duranensis cultivar V14167 chromosome 8, aradu.V14167.gnm2.J7QH, whole genome shotgun sequence and includes:
- the LOC107460041 gene encoding uncharacterized protein LOC107460041, producing MKYEYENYDPSFPDQPVVDEYLPVWSRLPAFGSKPAFIWAHDNNNKTILTYSQLNASVDHISSHLLTTPTLQRGDTLLLLSSPGLHFVELIFASQRAGILSVPIIPPHPSFANENYHHLLRVISQTKPKAAVAHSSYVSCIQRYLSDHNNINHNPNLVRALQTMKWISIEDIKHGANNNKNNDKFGGSLTYNGCRENDVYLVQYTSGATGIPKPVLVTAGSAAHNVRAARKVYDLHPNSVIVSWLPQYHDAGLMFLLLTIVSGATCVLTSPTSFIKRPRLWLELISEFKATCTPVPSFTLPLVLKRGGVDKGVSPINLSHLRNLILINEPIYRDCVEEFVGVFGPFGLSSCAVSPSYGLAENCTFLSSAWRSESDAYSSSSFHDFPTHNKLLPVARLCRKEEQEDMEIVVVNEETHEPVEDGVEGEIWVSSPSNASGYLGHPSLTREVFHGRLRNMVGRCFLRTRDTGIVKGEGRYLFVTGRCEDIIKLQNGEKIHPHYIESAAYNSCTKFLRGGCVAAFKVSETVVAVVAELQRTEKEIMVDNEVLGSVCNGIKESVLKKENVQVGWVVLVKSESVPKTTSGKLQRWLAKEKILGGKMKVVMEMKFGDDDVSRTLPTGSLLSLL